A single genomic interval of Gammaproteobacteria bacterium harbors:
- a CDS encoding PaaI family thioesterase has product MTHPFAELIDLHIAEQRAGFSRLELTVTADHLNPHRVVHGAVIYAMADTGMGAALYPTLAEGESCATIEIKMNYFKPVVAGTLFCLTELVNRGRTIANLESRVYLGKLLVAQANGNYAIFRPRKTSV; this is encoded by the coding sequence ATGACACACCCGTTTGCCGAATTGATCGACCTTCACATTGCAGAACAGCGGGCTGGATTCAGCAGGCTCGAGCTGACGGTAACCGCTGATCACCTGAACCCTCATCGGGTAGTCCACGGGGCGGTCATCTACGCCATGGCGGATACGGGCATGGGCGCAGCACTGTACCCGACCCTGGCCGAGGGCGAGAGCTGCGCCACGATCGAGATCAAGATGAACTACTTCAAGCCGGTTGTCGCGGGAACGCTCTTCTGCCTGACCGAGCTCGTGAATCGCGGCAGGACGATAGCGAACCTCGAATCCAGGGTCTATCTTGGCAAGCTCCTGGTGGCGCAAGCCAACGGCAACTATGCGATTTTCCGTCCCCGCAAGACCTCGGTCTGA
- a CDS encoding cytochrome c, translating to MFDKFLATMIVIGGLGMACAHACAAEPEAVRQDIELSPGVLNLLRAEMGEIAGGVQGIALSLATADWMSIQETSRKIRASYIMEKKLTAAQAKELEQALPEYFKQLDTEFHQRAEKLGLAAAVHDPELVAFQYSRLVENCTVCHAAYARSRFPGFSSPPLQGHLH from the coding sequence ATGTTCGACAAATTCCTTGCGACTATGATTGTCATCGGTGGTCTGGGCATGGCTTGCGCGCATGCCTGCGCGGCCGAGCCTGAAGCTGTGCGTCAGGATATCGAGTTGTCGCCGGGTGTATTGAATCTGCTCAGGGCGGAAATGGGAGAAATCGCCGGGGGTGTACAGGGCATAGCCCTGTCCCTGGCAACAGCGGACTGGATGTCAATTCAGGAAACCAGCAGGAAGATACGGGCCAGTTACATCATGGAGAAGAAGCTCACTGCTGCCCAGGCAAAGGAATTGGAGCAAGCGCTTCCAGAGTATTTCAAGCAGTTGGATACGGAGTTCCATCAGAGGGCGGAAAAGCTTGGTTTGGCCGCAGCAGTCCATGACCCGGAACTTGTAGCTTTCCAGTATTCCCGTTTAGTGGAAAATTGCACTGTTTGTCATGCTGCATATGCCAGATCACGATTCCCGGGATTCTCTTCCCCGCCCCTTCAGGGCCATTTACACTGA
- a CDS encoding helix-turn-helix transcriptional regulator, which translates to MANLKYKSVKHDQKEFLSRARARKGFSEAYAPLELEYQVAGQLLRARARAGLTQDAVAEKMGTTKSAISRLEAAGKHTPSLNTLERYAHAVGCKLQVKLVPAK; encoded by the coding sequence ATGGCTAATCTGAAATACAAATCCGTAAAGCACGATCAAAAGGAGTTTCTTTCTCGTGCCAGGGCGCGCAAAGGGTTCTCCGAGGCGTACGCCCCATTGGAGCTTGAGTACCAAGTTGCTGGTCAATTGCTCAGGGCCCGCGCCCGCGCTGGTCTTACGCAGGACGCAGTAGCGGAAAAAATGGGTACTACCAAGAGTGCAATTTCCCGGCTAGAGGCCGCTGGCAAGCACACGCCGTCGTTGAATACGCTCGAGCGGTACGCGCATGCTGTGGGATGCAAGCTTCAGGTCAAACTCGTACCCGCGAAATGA
- a CDS encoding BrnA antitoxin family protein: MREKSAGTRRTSTKPDKDLPALTDEMLARAVLKRGERPVGRPPIENPKVAISIRLPPDVVARWRASGAGWQTRMAKVLEKRAP, encoded by the coding sequence ATGCGCGAGAAATCCGCAGGCACACGCCGTACTTCGACGAAGCCAGATAAGGATCTTCCGGCACTCACGGATGAAATGCTTGCGCGCGCGGTCCTGAAGCGTGGGGAAAGGCCGGTGGGCCGGCCTCCGATTGAAAACCCCAAAGTTGCTATTAGCATACGTTTGCCCCCGGACGTGGTAGCGCGCTGGCGGGCTAGCGGCGCCGGCTGGCAAACACGCATGGCCAAAGTACTGGAAAAGCGAGCACCGTAG
- a CDS encoding BrnT family toxin, whose amino-acid sequence MRIMYDCVKRERALLERGLDFERARYVFAGLTLEAQDTRRDYGERRVLGVGRLDGRMVMIACTTRGSARHIISMRKCNAREIRRHTPYFDEAR is encoded by the coding sequence GTGCGGATCATGTACGACTGCGTGAAGCGCGAACGCGCGTTGCTTGAGCGAGGGCTCGACTTCGAGCGGGCGCGGTATGTGTTTGCGGGTCTCACGCTGGAGGCACAAGACACGCGTCGAGATTACGGCGAGCGCCGAGTTTTGGGCGTAGGCCGCCTCGACGGTCGTATGGTGATGATTGCCTGCACAACGCGAGGCTCCGCACGCCACATCATCTCAATGAGGAAATGCAATGCGCGAGAAATCCGCAGGCACACGCCGTACTTCGACGAAGCCAGATAA
- a CDS encoding type II toxin-antitoxin system HicB family antitoxin has product MNARYTAVVKEDSGCWIGWIEEVPGVNCQEPTRDELLESLRVTLREALDLNRTDALRAAGAGFEELEIAV; this is encoded by the coding sequence ATGAACGCACGCTACACCGCCGTGGTGAAGGAAGATTCGGGTTGCTGGATCGGCTGGATCGAAGAAGTGCCGGGGGTCAACTGCCAGGAGCCCACCCGTGACGAACTTCTTGAATCCTTGCGGGTTACGCTTAGGGAAGCACTTGATCTGAATCGCACCGATGCGCTGCGTGCCGCAGGTGCAGGCTTCGAGGAACTCGAGATCGCCGTATGA
- a CDS encoding putative addiction module antidote protein, whose protein sequence is MAKTKTTKYDVAEHLRTPEEMAAYLKACMEEADGDATFIAKALGHIARAKGMSQVARDAGLSRESLYKALSGDRAPTFDTILKVINALGLKLHAEAVKH, encoded by the coding sequence ATGGCTAAGACCAAGACTACCAAGTACGACGTAGCTGAGCATCTTCGGACGCCCGAGGAAATGGCAGCCTACCTGAAAGCCTGCATGGAGGAAGCAGACGGTGATGCAACCTTTATCGCAAAGGCGCTTGGACACATCGCGCGCGCCAAAGGTATGTCGCAAGTTGCCCGGGATGCCGGACTCTCTCGTGAAAGCCTCTACAAGGCTCTGTCGGGGGATCGTGCCCCAACCTTCGACACCATTCTGAAGGTGATCAATGCGCTTGGCCTAAAACTGCATGCTGAAGCGGTGAAGCATTGA
- a CDS encoding type II toxin-antitoxin system RelE/ParE family toxin, giving the protein MAIRKTETFAIWLDELRDLRARARVQARIERLAGGNAGDMKPVGEGVSEMRIDYGPGYRVYFTRQKRELIVLLAGGDKSTQAADIKTALRLAREL; this is encoded by the coding sequence ATGGCGATCCGCAAGACCGAGACGTTTGCAATCTGGCTCGATGAGCTTCGAGACTTGCGCGCTCGAGCTCGTGTGCAGGCTCGAATAGAGCGGCTGGCGGGTGGAAACGCTGGAGACATGAAACCGGTCGGTGAGGGCGTGTCCGAAATGCGGATCGACTACGGACCGGGATACCGGGTGTACTTCACTCGGCAGAAGCGCGAGTTGATTGTATTGCTGGCAGGCGGTGATAAGTCCACGCAGGCCGCAGACATCAAGACCGCATTACGTTTGGCGCGAGAGCTTTAG
- a CDS encoding nucleotidyltransferase domain-containing protein yields MEILVRDEILKRLRKAESEHSIRIPYACESGSRAWNFASPDSDYDVRFIYVRKPEWYLSFDVERRRDVVEYPIVDDIDCSGWDVRKALYLFTRTNGALFEWLHSPITYIEEGSLARSLRDLAPRAFNATALCYHYSHMARRNAREYLFHDRVRLKKYFYVLRPLLAIRYIEAGLGIPPVQFEKLVEAVAPHQLRNSIAELLELKSRTSELGLGEPIPEIGAFIESELERHGEQFSGQGRPDLLEGKEVRAELNEIFRRAVAEGNTGAA; encoded by the coding sequence GTGGAGATCTTAGTTCGAGACGAAATTCTCAAACGCCTTCGAAAGGCAGAGTCGGAGCATTCGATTCGGATTCCCTATGCGTGCGAATCGGGAAGTCGCGCATGGAATTTCGCGTCACCGGATTCCGACTATGATGTGCGCTTCATCTACGTCAGAAAACCCGAGTGGTACCTGTCATTCGATGTCGAGCGACGGAGAGACGTGGTTGAGTATCCCATCGTCGATGATATCGACTGCTCAGGCTGGGACGTCCGGAAGGCGCTCTATCTCTTCACGCGAACCAACGGCGCACTCTTTGAGTGGCTGCATAGTCCGATCACCTATATCGAGGAGGGTTCGTTGGCTCGGAGCCTTCGCGACCTTGCACCGCGCGCGTTCAATGCCACTGCGCTGTGCTATCACTACAGCCACATGGCTCGGCGTAACGCGCGAGAATACCTGTTCCACGACAGGGTTCGTCTCAAGAAATACTTCTACGTGCTCAGGCCCTTGCTTGCGATACGCTATATCGAAGCTGGCCTCGGCATTCCGCCGGTCCAATTCGAGAAGTTGGTTGAGGCCGTCGCGCCGCATCAGCTGCGCAACAGCATCGCTGAGCTATTGGAGTTGAAGAGCCGAACGTCTGAGCTAGGCCTCGGCGAGCCGATACCAGAAATTGGCGCTTTCATTGAATCCGAACTCGAGCGGCATGGCGAGCAGTTCTCAGGCCAGGGAAGGCCGGATCTCCTGGAGGGCAAAGAGGTCCGTGCCGAACTCAATGAGATCTTTCGGCGGGCTGTTGCAGAGGGAAACACTGGTGCCGCATAA
- a CDS encoding helix-turn-helix transcriptional regulator, translated as MKMQRSKQRVNVSVGDSVRIMRELQELSQNQLAQLTGIPQSTISAIERERVNLGVERAKILARALRCHPAVLVFPSWDVQRESAA; from the coding sequence ATGAAGATGCAACGATCCAAACAGCGGGTAAATGTCTCGGTCGGTGATTCCGTCCGGATTATGCGGGAGCTACAAGAGTTGAGTCAGAACCAACTCGCACAGCTAACGGGTATCCCACAATCCACAATTTCCGCAATTGAGCGGGAGCGGGTTAACCTCGGCGTCGAGCGTGCAAAGATTCTTGCGCGTGCTCTCCGCTGTCATCCTGCCGTTCTCGTTTTTCCATCTTGGGACGTCCAGCGTGAATCTGCAGCGTAA
- a CDS encoding class I SAM-dependent methyltransferase produces MQDEHAAEPDNTAVRTALWRALHVQVDEPPHVFEDEVGLKLVAPDDDWRNRPDMSLFTKPFRAAILARARFIEDLVEEQVASGVGQYVLLGAGLDSFAQRKPKLASQLRVFELDQPESQEWKRQRLLATGFGIADHLKLVPVDFEAGNNLLERLVASGFDAKRPAVVTSTGVSMYLTKDAIMATLRQIATFASGSTFVMSFLCPIEMLDPEIRIGVERAAEGARASGTPWISFFKPNEIMALAREAGFENVQHVSAADLAERYFAGRTDGLRPPNNSEELLVATA; encoded by the coding sequence ATGCAAGACGAACACGCCGCAGAACCAGACAATACAGCCGTTCGCACCGCGCTATGGCGGGCGTTGCATGTACAAGTAGATGAGCCGCCACACGTATTTGAAGATGAAGTCGGCTTGAAGCTGGTCGCACCAGATGATGATTGGCGTAACCGTCCGGACATGAGCCTGTTCACAAAGCCGTTCCGGGCTGCCATTTTGGCGCGAGCTCGTTTCATCGAAGATTTGGTCGAGGAGCAAGTTGCGAGTGGTGTTGGTCAGTATGTTCTTCTCGGCGCGGGCTTGGATTCATTTGCACAACGTAAGCCAAAACTTGCATCTCAACTACGCGTCTTCGAACTGGATCAGCCGGAATCTCAAGAGTGGAAGCGCCAGCGCCTTTTGGCTACTGGCTTTGGTATTGCCGATCACCTCAAGCTCGTGCCAGTGGACTTCGAGGCCGGCAACAACTTGTTAGAGCGGCTGGTTGCATCAGGTTTCGACGCTAAGCGCCCAGCAGTCGTAACATCCACCGGTGTAAGCATGTATCTGACCAAAGATGCAATCATGGCGACCTTACGCCAAATTGCAACGTTCGCGTCTGGTTCCACATTTGTCATGTCATTCCTGTGCCCAATTGAAATGCTAGATCCTGAGATACGCATTGGCGTCGAGCGCGCTGCAGAAGGTGCACGCGCCAGTGGCACGCCCTGGATTAGCTTCTTCAAGCCTAACGAGATAATGGCTCTTGCCCGCGAGGCAGGGTTTGAGAATGTACAGCATGTGTCGGCTGCCGATCTGGCGGAACGCTACTTCGCAGGCAGAACAGATGGTTTGCGTCCACCAAACAATTCCGAAGAATTGCTGGTGGCAACGGCTTGA
- a CDS encoding DUF2269 domain-containing protein yields MTYALLKFLHVLGAILMGGGLIAVWLCDLRSRQVRELPRFAEAVRNIAVFYDGVVVPGAILLLVSGTWLIVEFFGGCGFMKIPWLAGMVALFAFEFIEGNTITRLYFMRLRRLTNEAQKVGRFTAQLEQARAESVATFTHFLDLPILFLIVALGVIKPGTWVLFIAGAVASLVIATALTIYIPRLYPWGVEQEQSK; encoded by the coding sequence ATGACCTATGCACTTCTCAAGTTTTTGCATGTATTGGGCGCAATCCTGATGGGTGGAGGTCTTATCGCTGTTTGGCTCTGCGACTTGCGCTCTCGTCAAGTGCGCGAGCTGCCCCGTTTTGCCGAGGCGGTGCGCAACATCGCTGTGTTTTATGACGGGGTCGTCGTACCCGGTGCAATTCTTCTCTTAGTCTCGGGAACCTGGCTGATTGTCGAATTCTTCGGCGGTTGCGGTTTCATGAAAATACCGTGGCTAGCCGGAATGGTGGCTCTGTTTGCTTTCGAATTCATCGAAGGGAACACCATCACGAGGCTCTACTTCATGCGGTTGCGCAGGCTCACGAACGAAGCCCAGAAGGTGGGTAGATTCACTGCTCAACTCGAGCAGGCGCGCGCCGAAAGCGTGGCTACGTTTACCCACTTTCTCGATCTGCCGATTCTCTTCTTGATCGTAGCTCTCGGCGTAATTAAGCCAGGCACTTGGGTATTGTTCATTGCCGGCGCCGTAGCGTCGCTCGTGATTGCGACTGCCCTGACAATCTACATACCAAGGCTCTACCCGTGGGGCGTTGAGCAGGAGCAGTCTAAGTAA
- the mntP gene encoding manganese efflux pump MntP, which translates to MSLLSIILIALAMSTDAFAAAVGKGAAMHKPRFPDALRAGVIFGTIEGLTPVIGWLLGLAAANYISEWDHWVAFTLLSMLGIHMIYAGLKSESAEGSPDGVGRPDGFWSLAATGFATSIDAMAVGVGLAFLDVNIAFVALVIGLTTLVMVTLGIMLGRILGALAGKRAEILGGIVLIAVGATILHEHLSAERKIPAVSETAYVTPAGAV; encoded by the coding sequence TTGAGCCTGCTTTCCATCATTCTTATCGCCCTTGCCATGTCAACTGATGCCTTTGCTGCAGCGGTCGGTAAGGGCGCCGCAATGCACAAGCCCCGCTTTCCAGATGCACTCCGCGCTGGCGTAATCTTCGGCACGATTGAAGGCTTGACCCCTGTCATTGGTTGGCTATTAGGCTTGGCAGCAGCAAATTACATCAGCGAGTGGGATCACTGGGTCGCATTCACTCTGCTCAGCATGCTCGGAATCCACATGATCTACGCCGGGCTCAAATCTGAGAGCGCAGAAGGTTCTCCTGATGGTGTTGGCCGTCCAGATGGTTTCTGGAGCCTCGCCGCAACTGGATTCGCGACCAGCATCGACGCAATGGCAGTTGGAGTCGGACTTGCGTTTCTGGACGTCAATATCGCGTTCGTAGCTTTGGTGATCGGCCTCACTACATTAGTGATGGTGACACTCGGAATAATGCTGGGCCGAATTCTTGGCGCTCTTGCCGGAAAACGTGCAGAGATATTAGGCGGGATCGTGTTGATCGCAGTTGGCGCCACAATTTTGCACGAGCACTTATCGGCAGAGCGCAAGATCCCAGCTGTGTCTGAGACTGCATATGTGACTCCAGCAGGTGCCGTATAA